A window from Macaca thibetana thibetana isolate TM-01 chromosome 7, ASM2454274v1, whole genome shotgun sequence encodes these proteins:
- the GMFB gene encoding glia maturation factor beta: protein MSESLVVCDVAEDLVEKLRKFRFRKETNNAAIIMKIDKDKRLVVLDEELEGISPDELKDELPERQPRFIVYSYKYQHDDGRVSYPLCFIFSSPVGCKPEQQMMYAGSKNKLVQTAELTKVFEIRNTEDLTEEWLREKLGFFH, encoded by the exons ATG agcgAGTCTTTGGTTGTTTGTGATGTTGCTGAAGATTTAGTGGAAAAGCTGAGAAAGTTTCGTTTTCGCAAAGAAACGAACAATGCTGCTATTATAA tgaagaTTGACAAGGATAAACGCCTGGTGGTACTGGATGAGGAGCTTGAG GGCATTTCACCAGATGAACTTAAAGATGAACTACCTGAACGACAACCTCG CTTCATTGTGTATAGTTATAAATATCAACATGATGATGGAAGAGTTTCATATCCTCTGTGCTTTATTTTCTCCAGTCCTGTTG GATGTAAGCCTGAACAACAGATGATGTATGCTGGGAGTAAGAATAAGCTAGTCCAGACAGCTGAACTAACCAAG gtgTTTGAAATAAGAAATACTGAAGACCTAACTGAAGAATGGTTACGTGAGAAACTTGGATTTTTCCACTAA